The following are from one region of the Natronosporangium hydrolyticum genome:
- a CDS encoding glycosyltransferase family 4 protein, with amino-acid sequence MRIGLVCPYSLAVPGGVQSHVQELAEALLLLGHEVSVLAPAEEEASLPAYVVPAGRAVPVRYNGSVARLTFGPISAARVRRWLHTGQFDVLHVHEPFSPSLSMLAVWAARGPVVATFHTAMTRSRAMAAAQGALQLVLERITARIAVSALARRVQVEHLGGGAVEIPNGVSVARYRSAEPLPGWPGPCGVGHGGALGFLGRFTEPRKGFPVLRDAFVAMAPRRPGLRLLVAGPGDVAEALAEIPPGLHDRVSFLGRVDELDKARMLRSVDVYVAPNTGGESFGIILTEAMAAGAPVVATDLDAFRRVLDGSGELFPAGDAGALAQVLAKLLDDEHRRAQLTAQAEEQVAYYDWPVIAQRVLEVYESAIEAAGGTVVDEEYPAAPPVV; translated from the coding sequence ATGCGGATCGGTCTGGTGTGCCCGTACTCGCTGGCGGTGCCCGGCGGCGTGCAGAGCCACGTGCAGGAGTTGGCCGAGGCGCTGTTGCTGCTGGGGCACGAGGTCAGTGTGCTGGCCCCGGCCGAGGAAGAAGCATCCCTGCCGGCCTACGTGGTTCCGGCCGGGCGGGCGGTGCCGGTGCGGTACAACGGCTCGGTCGCCCGGTTGACCTTCGGACCGATCTCGGCCGCCCGGGTCCGCCGCTGGCTGCACACCGGCCAATTCGACGTGCTGCATGTGCATGAGCCGTTCAGTCCCAGCCTGTCGATGCTGGCGGTGTGGGCGGCCCGGGGCCCGGTCGTCGCCACCTTCCATACCGCGATGACCCGGTCCCGGGCGATGGCGGCGGCGCAGGGTGCGCTTCAGCTGGTGCTGGAACGGATCACCGCCCGGATCGCGGTCAGCGCGCTGGCCCGGCGGGTGCAGGTCGAACATCTCGGCGGCGGGGCGGTGGAGATCCCCAACGGGGTCTCGGTGGCGCGATACCGGTCAGCGGAGCCGCTGCCGGGCTGGCCGGGTCCGTGCGGCGTCGGGCACGGTGGTGCGCTGGGTTTCTTGGGCCGGTTCACCGAGCCCCGCAAGGGCTTCCCGGTGCTGCGGGACGCGTTCGTGGCGATGGCGCCGCGCCGCCCCGGGCTGCGGCTGCTGGTGGCCGGCCCGGGCGACGTCGCGGAGGCGCTGGCGGAGATCCCGCCGGGGCTGCACGACCGGGTGAGTTTTCTGGGGCGAGTGGATGAGCTGGACAAGGCGCGGATGCTTCGCAGCGTCGACGTGTATGTGGCGCCCAACACCGGCGGCGAGTCGTTCGGGATCATCCTGACCGAAGCGATGGCCGCCGGGGCGCCGGTGGTCGCCACCGATCTTGACGCCTTCCGGCGAGTGCTCGACGGCTCGGGGGAGCTCTTCCCCGCCGGTGACGCCGGGGCGCTGGCGCAGGTGCTGGCTAAGCTGCTCGACGACGAGCACCGGCGGGCGCAGCTGACGGCGCAGGCCGAGGAGCAGGTCGCGTACTACGACTGGCCAGTGATCGCGCAGCGGGTGCTGGAGGTCTACGAGAGCGCCATCGAGGCGGCCGGCGGCACCGTGGTGGACGAGGAGTATCCGGCGGCGCCACCGGTGGTGTGA
- the pdxS gene encoding pyridoxal 5'-phosphate synthase lyase subunit PdxS — protein MSEATDAKPVSATPVPDHVAGTSRVKRGMAEMLKGGVIMDVVTADQAKIAEDSGAVAVMALERVPADIRAQGGVARMSDPDLIESIIEAVSIPVMAKARIGHFVEAQVLQALGVDYIDESEVLTPADFAHHIDKWAFTVPFVCGATNLGEALRRITEGAAMIRSKGEAGTGDVSNATGHMRQIRTELKGLSALPTDELFAAAKQLAAPYELVKEVAETGKLPVVLFTAGGIATPADAAMMMQLGAEGVFVGSGIFKSGDPAKRAAAIVKATTFYDDPDVIAKASRGLGEPMVGITVDAIPQPHRLAERGW, from the coding sequence GTGTCCGAAGCCACCGACGCTAAGCCAGTCTCCGCCACCCCCGTCCCTGACCACGTCGCCGGGACGTCGCGGGTGAAGCGCGGCATGGCCGAGATGCTCAAGGGCGGGGTGATCATGGATGTGGTCACCGCGGATCAAGCCAAGATCGCCGAAGATTCCGGTGCGGTGGCGGTCATGGCGCTGGAGCGGGTGCCCGCCGACATCCGGGCCCAGGGCGGGGTCGCGCGGATGAGCGACCCGGACCTGATCGAGTCGATCATCGAGGCGGTGTCGATCCCGGTGATGGCCAAGGCCCGGATCGGTCACTTCGTCGAGGCCCAGGTCCTGCAGGCGCTCGGCGTCGACTACATCGACGAGTCCGAGGTGCTGACCCCCGCCGACTTCGCCCACCACATCGACAAGTGGGCGTTCACGGTGCCGTTCGTCTGTGGCGCCACCAACCTGGGTGAGGCGCTCCGCCGGATCACCGAGGGCGCGGCGATGATCCGCTCCAAGGGCGAGGCCGGCACCGGGGACGTCTCCAACGCCACCGGCCACATGCGGCAGATCCGCACCGAGCTCAAAGGGCTGTCGGCGCTGCCCACCGACGAGCTGTTCGCCGCCGCGAAGCAGCTCGCCGCCCCGTACGAGCTGGTCAAGGAGGTCGCCGAGACCGGCAAGCTGCCGGTGGTGCTCTTCACCGCGGGCGGCATCGCCACTCCCGCCGACGCCGCGATGATGATGCAGCTCGGCGCCGAGGGGGTCTTCGTCGGCTCGGGCATCTTCAAGTCCGGGGACCCGGCCAAGCGGGCCGCGGCGATCGTCAAGGCCACCACCTTCTACGACGACCCGGATGTGATCGCCAAGGCCTCCCGCGGCCTGGGTGAGCCGATGGTCGGCATCACCGTGGACGCGATTCCGCAGCCGCACCGGCTCGCCGAGCGCGGCTGGTGA
- the pdxT gene encoding pyridoxal 5'-phosphate synthase glutaminase subunit PdxT, with the protein MTDPVIGVLALQGDVREHLRMLGECGAQARSVRRPEELAEVDGLVIPGGESTTMSRLAEEFGMLEPVRDQIKRGLPAYGSCAGMIMLAQTVEDGRPDQQTFGGIDMTVRRNAFGRQVDSFETDTDIDGVGRLRTVFIRAPWVERTGTGVDVLGRAAGKIVAVRQGNLLATAFHPELTGDSRMHRFFVTLVVAGATSTEE; encoded by the coding sequence ATGACCGACCCGGTCATCGGCGTGCTCGCCCTCCAGGGCGATGTTCGGGAACACCTGCGGATGCTGGGCGAATGCGGCGCGCAGGCCAGATCGGTGCGCCGGCCCGAGGAGCTCGCCGAGGTCGACGGGCTGGTGATCCCCGGCGGGGAGTCCACCACGATGAGCCGGCTCGCCGAAGAGTTCGGCATGCTGGAGCCGGTCCGGGATCAGATCAAACGCGGGCTGCCCGCGTACGGCTCCTGCGCCGGCATGATCATGCTGGCGCAGACGGTCGAGGACGGGCGCCCTGACCAGCAGACCTTCGGCGGCATCGACATGACTGTGCGGCGCAACGCGTTCGGCCGGCAGGTCGATTCGTTCGAGACCGACACCGACATCGACGGCGTCGGCCGGCTCCGGACGGTCTTCATCCGGGCGCCGTGGGTCGAGCGCACCGGCACCGGGGTCGACGTGCTCGGCCGGGCCGCCGGTAAGATTGTCGCCGTACGCCAGGGTAACCTCCTCGCGACCGCTTTCCACCCGGAGTTGACCGGTGACTCCCGGATGCACCGGTTCTTCGTGACGCTGGTCGTGGCCGGGGCCACATCGACGGAGGAATGA
- a CDS encoding YebC/PmpR family DNA-binding transcriptional regulator, producing the protein MSGHSKWATTKHRKAAVDAKRGKLFARLIKNVEVAARTGGGDPAGNPTLYDAIQKAKKNSVPNENIERALKRGSGQEAGGADWQTVMYEGYGPNGVAILIECLTDNRNRAATEVRTSLTRNGGTLADAGSVSYLFTRKGVVIVPKAGELTEDDLLMAVLDAGAEECNDLGDSFEVVSEPGDLVPVRSALQEAGIDYDSAEASLVPSVTVPLDEEGARKVFKLIEAIEDCDDVQNVYANFDVSDEVMAAV; encoded by the coding sequence ATGTCAGGCCATTCAAAATGGGCGACCACCAAGCACCGCAAGGCCGCGGTGGACGCCAAGCGGGGCAAGCTGTTCGCTCGCCTGATCAAGAACGTCGAGGTCGCGGCCCGCACCGGCGGGGGTGACCCGGCCGGCAACCCTACCCTCTACGACGCCATCCAGAAGGCGAAGAAGAACTCGGTCCCGAACGAAAACATCGAGCGCGCGCTGAAGCGCGGCTCCGGCCAGGAGGCCGGCGGCGCCGACTGGCAGACCGTGATGTACGAGGGCTATGGCCCCAACGGGGTGGCGATCCTGATCGAGTGCCTCACCGATAACCGCAACCGTGCCGCCACCGAGGTGCGGACGTCGTTGACCCGCAACGGCGGCACGCTCGCCGACGCCGGCAGCGTCTCCTACCTGTTCACCCGCAAGGGCGTGGTGATCGTGCCGAAGGCCGGTGAGCTGACCGAGGACGACCTGCTGATGGCCGTGTTGGACGCCGGCGCCGAGGAGTGCAACGACCTGGGCGACTCGTTTGAGGTGGTCAGCGAGCCGGGCGACCTGGTGCCGGTGCGCAGCGCGCTGCAGGAGGCCGGCATCGACTACGACTCGGCCGAGGCGTCGCTGGTGCCCTCGGTGACGGTGCCGCTGGACGAAGAGGGTGCCCGTAAGGTCTTCAAGCTGATCGAGGCGATCGAGGACTGCGACGACGTGCAGAACGTCTACGCCAACTTCGACGTCTCCGATGAGGTCATGGCCGCGGTCTAG
- a CDS encoding DUF72 domain-containing protein has product MGEIKVGTASWTDRTLLASGWYPDDADNAEARLAYYASQFPLVEVDATYYSPPAERTSELWTGRTPAGFTFNIKAFSLLTGHPTRPSALYQELRPETDKRHIYPKDLPAQSYEEVWSRFLSALEPLAAAGKLGAILFQFPPWFTIRRDNKQYLLEVQARCRPLPVAVELRHQSWFAGDNQHETLDFLREHELPYVCVDMPQGHRSSVPPVVAATSDELALVRFHGHSDQWTSRDIYEKFGYLYSEAELSGWVSPLRDLTAQARQTHVLMNNCYSDYAQRNAAQLTALLGEPEDG; this is encoded by the coding sequence ATGGGCGAGATCAAGGTCGGCACCGCGTCCTGGACCGACCGGACCCTGCTGGCCTCCGGCTGGTATCCCGACGACGCCGACAACGCCGAGGCTCGGCTGGCCTACTATGCCAGCCAGTTTCCCCTGGTGGAGGTGGACGCCACCTACTATTCGCCGCCGGCCGAGCGCACCAGCGAGCTGTGGACCGGCCGGACCCCGGCCGGGTTCACCTTCAACATCAAGGCGTTCAGCCTGCTCACCGGTCACCCGACCCGGCCGTCAGCGCTCTACCAGGAGCTTCGCCCGGAGACCGATAAACGGCATATTTACCCTAAGGACCTCCCCGCGCAGTCGTACGAGGAGGTGTGGAGCCGTTTCCTGAGCGCGCTGGAGCCGCTGGCGGCCGCCGGCAAGCTGGGGGCGATCCTGTTCCAGTTCCCGCCCTGGTTCACCATCCGCCGCGACAACAAGCAGTACCTGCTGGAGGTGCAGGCTCGTTGCCGCCCGCTGCCGGTGGCGGTGGAGCTGCGCCACCAGAGCTGGTTCGCCGGCGACAACCAGCACGAGACGCTGGACTTCCTGCGGGAGCACGAGCTGCCGTACGTCTGCGTCGACATGCCGCAGGGGCACCGCTCCTCGGTGCCGCCGGTGGTCGCCGCCACCTCGGACGAGCTGGCGTTGGTCCGGTTCCACGGCCACAGCGATCAGTGGACCAGCCGGGACATCTACGAGAAGTTCGGCTACCTCTACTCGGAGGCCGAGCTGTCCGGGTGGGTGAGTCCGCTGCGCGACCTCACGGCACAGGCCCGGCAGACCCACGTCCTGATGAACAACTGCTACTCCGACTACGCCCAGCGCAACGCGGCGCAGCTCACGGCGCTGCTGGGTGAGCCCGAGGACGGCTGA
- a CDS encoding amidohydrolase family protein yields the protein MPEETEYDLVIRGGTVVTAGSTGQADIGVARGQIAQLGGPMRGHAELDATGLLVLPGAVDMHVHLAASAPEPGKPGFVDTFETGTRAAAAGGVTTVGVMTFPGADESLAAAVAQQRDGLRQQAVVDWIMHPGVITTRDDSRADLSALAQAGHRSFKIFTISLDLGYPDLVGLVAAAGSHGMLTLVHCEDQAMIQFSGEQLAAEGRTDISQYPASRPEVSELAAVDRAIAICELTGSPIYLVHVSSRRALDSIRRARARGLPVYVETRPMYLDLTDEVHSTPGGARFAGQPPLRSASDRAALWDGIADGSIHTLGSDHAPWLLADKQDPALDATTARPGVAELETMLPLLYTNGVATGRIGLERFVALTATDPARLFGLYPQKGTIAVGSDADLVLLDPARARRVADGVGETRADYSIYHQREFVGWPRYTISRGEVVWRDGTADAAAGRGREVRQGPVGLR from the coding sequence GTGCCCGAAGAGACTGAGTACGACCTGGTGATCCGGGGCGGCACCGTGGTGACCGCAGGTAGCACCGGCCAAGCGGACATAGGTGTCGCCAGGGGGCAGATCGCACAGCTCGGCGGGCCGATGCGCGGGCACGCCGAGCTGGACGCGACCGGCCTGCTGGTGCTGCCTGGTGCCGTGGACATGCATGTACATCTCGCCGCTTCCGCCCCGGAGCCGGGAAAGCCGGGATTCGTGGACACCTTCGAGACCGGCACCCGGGCGGCCGCCGCCGGCGGCGTCACCACCGTCGGGGTGATGACCTTCCCGGGCGCTGATGAATCGCTCGCCGCCGCAGTGGCGCAGCAGCGCGACGGTCTGCGGCAACAGGCGGTTGTCGATTGGATCATGCATCCTGGAGTGATCACTACCCGGGACGACAGCCGGGCAGACCTGTCGGCGCTGGCACAGGCCGGCCACCGCAGCTTCAAGATCTTCACTATCTCGCTCGATCTCGGCTACCCGGACCTGGTCGGCCTGGTCGCCGCGGCCGGCTCGCACGGCATGCTTACGCTGGTCCACTGCGAGGACCAGGCCATGATCCAGTTCAGCGGCGAACAGCTGGCCGCCGAGGGACGCACCGACATCAGCCAGTACCCGGCGTCACGGCCAGAGGTCAGCGAGCTCGCCGCCGTGGACCGGGCAATCGCCATCTGTGAGCTGACCGGATCTCCGATCTACCTGGTCCACGTGTCGAGCCGGCGGGCGCTCGACTCGATCCGCCGGGCCCGGGCGCGCGGGCTGCCGGTCTACGTCGAGACCCGACCGATGTACCTCGACCTGACCGACGAGGTGCACAGCACGCCGGGCGGGGCCCGGTTCGCCGGCCAGCCGCCGCTGCGCAGCGCCAGCGACCGCGCGGCGTTGTGGGATGGGATCGCGGACGGATCGATCCACACCCTCGGCAGCGACCACGCTCCCTGGCTGCTCGCCGACAAGCAGGACCCCGCGCTGGACGCCACCACCGCCCGGCCCGGGGTCGCCGAACTGGAGACGATGCTGCCGTTGCTCTACACCAACGGGGTGGCGACCGGCCGGATCGGTCTCGAGCGTTTCGTCGCGCTGACCGCGACCGACCCGGCGCGGCTGTTCGGCCTGTACCCACAGAAGGGGACGATCGCGGTGGGAAGCGACGCCGACCTGGTACTGCTGGACCCGGCACGGGCCCGACGCGTGGCCGACGGGGTGGGCGAAACCCGAGCCGACTACTCCATCTACCACCAGCGCGAGTTCGTCGGGTGGCCGCGGTACACGATCAGTCGCGGCGAGGTGGTGTGGCGCGACGGCACCGCGGATGCGGCGGCCGGGCGGGGTCGGGAGGTTCGACAAGGACCGGTCGGGCTCCGCTGA
- a CDS encoding SIR2 family NAD-dependent protein deacylase produces the protein MSLVSTAEASTADWLRQAERVTVLTGAGVSTDSGIPDFRGPQGVWTKDPAAQTLFSLDSYLADPDVRRRAWQARLAHPVWHASPNPGHESLASLEHSGRLRALVTQNIDGLHQAAGSSPERVIEIHGTVHWVKCLTCEQRTPMPEVLALVEAGQPDPACPDCGGIQKSATISFGETLERDVLNAAVAAARDCDLFLAVGTSLSVHPAAGLCEYALVAGARLVIINAAPTPYDGAADALLRDPIGEVLPRLVAAAT, from the coding sequence ATGAGCCTGGTATCCACCGCCGAGGCCAGCACCGCCGACTGGCTCCGGCAGGCCGAACGGGTGACCGTGTTGACCGGCGCGGGCGTCTCCACCGACTCCGGCATTCCCGACTTCCGCGGCCCGCAGGGGGTGTGGACCAAGGACCCGGCGGCGCAGACCCTGTTCAGCCTCGACAGCTACCTCGCCGATCCGGACGTCCGCCGCCGCGCCTGGCAGGCGCGGCTGGCGCACCCGGTGTGGCACGCCTCCCCGAACCCGGGGCACGAGTCACTGGCCAGCCTGGAGCACAGCGGCCGGCTCCGGGCGCTGGTCACCCAGAACATCGACGGGCTGCATCAGGCCGCGGGCAGCTCACCGGAGCGGGTGATCGAGATCCACGGCACGGTGCACTGGGTTAAATGTCTAACTTGCGAGCAACGCACCCCTATGCCAGAAGTGCTCGCCCTAGTCGAAGCCGGCCAGCCCGACCCGGCATGTCCGGATTGCGGCGGGATCCAGAAGTCCGCCACGATCTCGTTCGGCGAGACCCTGGAGCGCGACGTGCTCAACGCCGCGGTCGCCGCCGCTCGAGACTGCGACCTCTTCCTCGCCGTCGGCACCTCGCTCTCGGTGCATCCGGCGGCCGGGCTGTGCGAGTACGCGCTGGTCGCTGGCGCCCGGCTGGTGATCATCAACGCCGCCCCGACCCCGTACGACGGGGCCGCCGACGCGCTGCTCCGGGACCCAATCGGTGAGGTGCTACCCCGGCTGGTCGCCGCAGCTACCTGA
- a CDS encoding aminotransferase class V-fold PLP-dependent enzyme, whose amino-acid sequence MELSVAGELWDAEPGWLNTASYGLPPRPAWDALQAALADWRGGRTSWEGWGEATERSRERFARLVGVPAADVTVGATVSQLLAPVAAALPERARVLAPENEFTSNLFPWLVQGQRGVSVTTVPAEQLAKHIDAEIDLVAFSLVQSADGSVADYTEIVAAARAHEALVVVDATQAVGWLPVDAGLADVLVVGAYKWLMAPRGSAFGYLRPELRERLVPSAANWFAGRDVHSSYYGPPLRLADDARAFDLSPAWFAWVGTDPALAVVEQLGVAAIHDHNVALANRFLAGLGRPPGRSAIVTVDVPGAEEKLARAGVRAAVRAGRVRASFHIYSADADVELALTALAG is encoded by the coding sequence GTGGAGCTGTCAGTGGCGGGGGAGTTGTGGGACGCCGAGCCAGGCTGGCTCAATACGGCCAGCTACGGGCTGCCGCCGCGGCCGGCCTGGGACGCGTTGCAGGCGGCGCTGGCGGACTGGCGGGGTGGGCGTACCTCCTGGGAGGGGTGGGGCGAGGCGACCGAGCGAAGCCGGGAGCGGTTCGCCCGACTGGTCGGGGTACCGGCCGCCGACGTCACGGTCGGCGCCACGGTGTCGCAGCTGCTGGCACCGGTAGCGGCGGCGTTGCCCGAGCGGGCCCGGGTGCTCGCGCCGGAGAACGAGTTCACCTCCAACCTGTTTCCCTGGTTGGTCCAGGGGCAGCGCGGGGTAAGTGTGACCACGGTGCCGGCGGAGCAGCTCGCCAAGCACATCGACGCCGAGATCGACCTGGTCGCGTTCAGCCTGGTGCAGTCGGCGGACGGGAGCGTGGCCGACTACACAGAGATAGTCGCGGCCGCCCGGGCGCATGAAGCGCTGGTGGTGGTCGACGCCACCCAGGCGGTCGGATGGTTGCCGGTCGACGCTGGGCTCGCCGACGTACTGGTGGTGGGGGCGTACAAGTGGCTCATGGCCCCCCGCGGATCGGCCTTCGGCTATCTACGGCCGGAGCTGCGGGAACGGCTGGTGCCCTCGGCCGCGAACTGGTTCGCCGGGCGAGATGTGCACTCGTCCTACTATGGTCCGCCGCTGCGGCTGGCTGACGACGCCCGAGCCTTCGACCTCTCCCCGGCGTGGTTCGCGTGGGTCGGCACCGACCCGGCGCTGGCGGTCGTGGAGCAGTTGGGCGTCGCGGCGATCCACGACCACAATGTGGCGCTGGCGAACCGGTTCCTGGCCGGGCTTGGGCGGCCACCGGGACGCAGCGCGATCGTCACCGTCGACGTGCCCGGCGCGGAGGAGAAGCTGGCCCGGGCGGGGGTACGCGCGGCGGTGCGGGCGGGTCGGGTCCGGGCGTCGTTCCACATCTACAGCGCCGACGCCGACGTCGAACTGGCGCTCACCGCCCTGGCCGGCTGA
- a CDS encoding DUF4190 domain-containing protein, producing the protein MQEPTPAGPGSPNNTLGVLALVLGIASLPLVLCFGIGLVSGIAAVILGGLGIYRVNQGQATNRGQAMAGLVCGAIAVLAVIVIIVVN; encoded by the coding sequence GTGCAAGAGCCGACTCCGGCGGGCCCAGGCTCGCCCAACAACACACTCGGCGTACTAGCGCTAGTGCTAGGCATCGCCTCGCTGCCGCTGGTGCTCTGCTTCGGCATCGGCCTCGTCAGCGGTATCGCCGCCGTGATCCTGGGCGGGCTCGGCATCTACCGGGTCAACCAGGGGCAGGCGACCAACCGGGGTCAGGCGATGGCCGGGCTGGTCTGCGGTGCGATCGCGGTGCTCGCGGTCATCGTCATCATCGTCGTCAACTAA
- a CDS encoding MFS transporter, which translates to MDEEPNTGHPQRWLILGVLVVCLLVVVLDHTILNVALKVIADPVQGLGATQVELEWALNSYTLVFAGLLFMFGVVADRYGRRLFLVIGLVIFGIASVASAYAQDPGQLIAARALMGIGGAAIMPATLSIISTVFDPRERGRAIGVWAGAVGIGVAIGPVTGGLLLEHFWWGSIFLVNAPVVVLGLVLILSLVPESRDPNPSRLDVVGVLLSIAGLVALVYGIIDGGEHGFGRPMAWLTIGGGVALLTIFVLWERRISYPSLDIRLFRNPRFSTAAGVVALIFFAAFGVLFFVIFFLQLVRDYSPLQAGLLLMPFAVAQLIFAPLSATMVKRFGAKAVCAVGLSLTAGALLGWVFIGEQTPIWVVCVLFFVQGIGMANVMPPATESILSTLPRERAGVGSAVTNTVRQVGGALGVAVLGAVVMAVYRRLIEPTLATVPEEVRGEAGESISGAYAVIEREGLTELVAPANEAFVTAMHTAATVSAVVAVISVLVVLRWLPGRERPGSVPEPRRDSALATAGSGNRDSVE; encoded by the coding sequence ATCGACGAGGAGCCCAACACCGGCCACCCGCAGCGGTGGCTCATCCTGGGCGTGCTCGTCGTCTGTCTGCTGGTAGTGGTGCTAGACCACACGATCCTGAACGTGGCGCTCAAGGTGATCGCCGACCCGGTGCAGGGGCTCGGGGCGACGCAGGTGGAGCTGGAGTGGGCGCTCAACTCGTACACCCTGGTCTTCGCCGGGCTGCTGTTCATGTTCGGCGTGGTCGCCGACCGGTACGGGCGACGACTGTTCCTGGTGATCGGTCTGGTGATCTTCGGGATCGCGTCGGTAGCCTCCGCGTACGCGCAGGATCCCGGCCAGCTGATCGCCGCCCGGGCGCTGATGGGCATCGGCGGCGCGGCGATCATGCCGGCGACGCTGTCGATCATCTCCACCGTCTTCGACCCGCGGGAGCGCGGCCGCGCCATCGGGGTGTGGGCCGGCGCGGTCGGGATCGGGGTGGCGATCGGGCCGGTCACCGGCGGCCTGCTGCTGGAGCACTTCTGGTGGGGTTCGATCTTCCTGGTCAACGCGCCGGTCGTGGTGCTGGGGTTAGTGCTGATCCTGTCGCTGGTGCCCGAGTCGCGTGACCCGAACCCGAGCCGGCTGGACGTGGTCGGGGTGTTGCTGTCGATCGCCGGGCTGGTCGCGCTGGTCTACGGCATCATCGACGGCGGGGAGCACGGCTTCGGCCGGCCGATGGCCTGGCTGACGATCGGTGGCGGCGTGGCGCTGCTGACCATCTTCGTGCTCTGGGAGCGCCGGATCAGCTACCCCTCGCTGGATATTCGGCTGTTCCGCAACCCGCGATTCTCCACCGCCGCCGGAGTGGTCGCGCTGATCTTCTTCGCCGCCTTCGGCGTGCTCTTCTTCGTAATCTTCTTCTTGCAGTTGGTGCGCGACTACAGTCCATTGCAGGCCGGGCTGCTGCTGATGCCGTTCGCGGTGGCGCAGCTGATCTTTGCACCGCTGAGCGCCACCATGGTCAAGCGGTTCGGCGCCAAGGCGGTCTGCGCCGTCGGGCTGTCGTTGACCGCTGGTGCGCTGTTGGGCTGGGTCTTCATCGGGGAACAGACCCCGATCTGGGTGGTCTGTGTGCTCTTCTTCGTCCAAGGGATCGGCATGGCGAACGTGATGCCGCCAGCGACCGAGTCGATCCTGTCGACGCTGCCCCGGGAGCGGGCCGGCGTCGGCTCCGCGGTGACCAACACCGTCCGGCAGGTGGGCGGCGCGCTCGGTGTCGCGGTACTCGGGGCGGTGGTGATGGCGGTCTACCGGCGGCTGATCGAGCCGACCCTGGCGACCGTGCCCGAGGAGGTCCGCGGCGAGGCCGGCGAGTCGATCTCCGGCGCGTACGCGGTGATCGAACGGGAAGGGCTCACCGAACTCGTGGCGCCGGCCAACGAAGCGTTCGTCACCGCCATGCACACGGCGGCGACCGTGTCCGCGGTGGTCGCGGTGATCTCGGTCCTGGTGGTGCTCAGATGGCTACCGGGCCGGGAGCGGCCCGGCTCTGTCCCCGAGCCGCGCCGAGACTCCGCACTGGCGACGGCCGGCAGCGGCAACCGGGATTCCGTAGAGTAG
- a CDS encoding TetR/AcrR family transcriptional regulator yields MTAGVDTGGRAPGRPRSAHVDEAIIEAVLGLLAEGGSVETLSIEAIAARAGVGKATIYRRWSGKEALLVDAIASLKGPPPEPLGESVREDLIRLLSVGPKKPDERTAQIMSCLVPEVQRSPERYRLYQGLVEPRREVMRQVLRQGISSGELRADLDVEVAVAALTAPVLIQRMLRWHPGLDDESLPARVVDTLLAGLAH; encoded by the coding sequence ATGACAGCCGGAGTTGACACCGGTGGCCGCGCACCCGGCCGCCCCCGCAGCGCCCACGTCGATGAGGCGATCATCGAGGCGGTGCTCGGGCTGCTCGCCGAGGGCGGCAGCGTCGAGACGCTGTCGATCGAGGCGATCGCGGCCCGGGCGGGGGTGGGCAAGGCGACCATCTACCGGCGCTGGTCCGGCAAAGAGGCGCTGCTGGTCGACGCGATCGCCAGCCTGAAAGGGCCGCCGCCCGAGCCGCTCGGCGAATCGGTCCGGGAGGATCTGATCCGGCTGCTGAGCGTCGGCCCGAAGAAGCCCGACGAACGCACCGCGCAGATCATGTCCTGCCTGGTGCCGGAGGTGCAGCGCAGCCCCGAGCGGTACCGGCTCTACCAGGGCCTGGTGGAGCCGCGCCGAGAGGTGATGCGGCAGGTGCTGCGGCAGGGGATCAGCTCCGGGGAGCTCCGCGCCGACCTCGACGTCGAGGTGGCGGTGGCGGCGTTGACGGCCCCGGTGCTAATCCAGCGGATGCTCCGCTGGCACCCCGGTCTCGACGACGAGTCGCTGCCGGCCCGAGTGGTCGATACGCTACTCGCCGGGCTGGCCCACTGA